The Phyllopteryx taeniolatus isolate TA_2022b chromosome 4, UOR_Ptae_1.2, whole genome shotgun sequence genome includes the window TGAtgttatctgtctacatgtgttctccaccgtttgtgttcaaacatctgTTGCTTCTAAAACCGCCACTCTTGATGCTCACCGTTAGCATGTTAATGGTGTTTTGCAATGTTTGATAGCATTACGCTTAGCGGACTTTTCTAAGGCAACACTGAAGTTGTTTggaatacacaatgtgtaattttcttggtttgatgtttagtttgatagtaaacCTCAACAGGGAGTGACATTAAAAAGcttgcagcctttttttttttttttaaattcattgttcacaattttttttgtttttttacaataccTAATTCACATCATTGAGTCACTAAACTGTATGAAaactataaaaaatatattattttggtCTTCGCTTACTCAACAGCAGTATATTCGAATtatttgcacacatttttacattactGTTTAATCATATTATAAGTGCTGTTTTAGTGTCTTTTTTTCAACAACGacaatttaaataatataaaatattttttttcccatgtagTGTATATTGCATGTATTCTATATTACTGCATTTacttgatgattatttttttccctcagaggATGAAAGGGGGTGTTTATTTGAGGTGCCGCACTTGTTTGCTCAAGTGGACAATTCAACATCCAATTAATTTGGGGAAGGGCTTTTATTGAGCTGAGGGCATCATTTGAGGAAATGTggcatttgtaattgttttttttccagacttgCACGGTTACAACCATTaccattacatttgttttatgtggCACCTCATCAGTGCTGTTGCgctattattgttatattatcttcTCTCAATACTTTAGTCGGAtggtatataaataaaaaagtgtcaTCTTCTACCATGTCAGCCTGTATAAAATGATTAGGTTGAAATTATGTTTGATAAACAGGAGCCAAATTTAATAACCATCCTTGAGGCTTTACAACTATCAAAGTACGACAAACGTCTGACAAAAAGGCAATTGTTGTGTGTGGTTATTTATAGCAAAGGTGACAAAAACATCACCGTGGCGCACACTAAAGCATCCTTTTTTGTTATTTAGGGCACCCTGATTACATAAATGAAAAAAGGGTGGCGTGATGGGATTCATCGCATAATGAAAACAGtgtttagctaaaaaaaaattaaagttaaTGTTAATATCAGTCTGCTGTTTTAATAGTGCAGCCGTCACAGCATTCATTTATAGGGGacattatggaaaatggacttcgttaattgtttgtatacaaataactGTGTCTCTGCAGTGCCTGCCCACGcataaagtgtgaaattaaacgaCGAAGTTATTTGTTCACTGACCACGCCTAAACTTAAAACACATCTTAAATCGTCTTTTCTCATTCAAAGGAAGGAAAATGCTATTAATACTGTACGTTCCAGCATTCACCcaccaaaataacaaaaattggTGCAATGTGAATTTGAATGACGAAAAATAGCACtcatattattactattactataaTACTTAAATATAtagagtaatgacataattaaatagaatttaacACTGCGACAACTGATAGGCCAATGTGCCGCTCCTTCTCGTGTGCCCGCCTTGggcacctgggggcagtatgagACAGACAGAGGTCTATACTGTTCACTGCGACGTCTTAACTCTTCACAGCTCATCAGTGCAGCACTAAAATTAGATGTtctacgcagaggataaagaccaTATGACAAAGGGCCCAATCCCAATTCTACCCCTTAGCCCTTCCCCTTCGCCTTAGCCCTTGGTTTTGCGCGTGCACGAGAATTAAGCGGTATACCATTTCCTGGGGGAAGGAGTAAGACGAAGGGGTGTAGGGTCCTTGAAACCAAGGGTGGTCGGGGAGCTCACTTGAAAGCGAGGTGTACGGGACGGCGGAACGGACAATGAAGTACATAAATGTAAGTGAGCATAATTATTGATATTCGTACGAATGACACTCGTGTTTTTTATCATCGTAAATATAATCCATGTTTGGAATTGTTGGTTGAACGGCTCGTTATGACGAGCTCGCGTATCGCTAGTCTACCGTCAGAGTACGGTGACTCATTCGCAGCCTACGCACTTCACTACAAAGTACTGGATTTTATGAACGATTAGAAAGAATTATTAGACAGCTAAGTCACATTCAGAAGCTACGTAGCTAATGTAGTAGCATTGCTAATAATGTTGCTTCTGAGTATACTGTGACGTTCGCTTTCCATTGAGTTAAGATGGAGCCTCATATGTAATGCAGTAATTAATAATTTCACCGGCGTGAAGCCATCAGCTGTGACTCCCTGTGAATTTTCTCATCTGACATCGGCTTTACTAAACACAAATGAGGTCAACGTAATAAATAACCGGACGCCTCCAGAGGGACGCGACAAGGCAACCGTCTTTTACAACAGCACACGACACTCCAGAACGACAAGCCCAGTGCCAAAATGGCAACGGacacaaaatgcaattaaaaagttCCTTTTAGAGGAATATGAACAAAAAACGACATGAGATTGAAGCAAGAAATATCTTGCTTTTACACCTTTCCAGTTAAAATGtcgatactgtatttaaatgttgtttatGTTCTTAACattatattatttctattttatattatacatGAAAtagtatatattacatatagtCTTTATGATCAAATATTCTATACATTTCCCATAtacatatttcaatattttcaaataaaaacatctacatacatatacatacctAAATGTAAATAATCACACTATCATATCATAATATGGAAATTTTCTCAAGTGTCAAGTGTGTTCTGTAAATAAGTGTGTCTCTGTGATACAGTAATTTTGCCCCTTCATCTTGGCCTTTCAAACGAAGGGCTAAGGGGAAGGGCTAAGACAAAGGGGAAGGGCTAAGAGGGTATGAGTACtgctatattgtctgtctacatgtgttgctgtacTGTTTGCGTTCAGATTTCCGTTGTTTCAAGGATTCTGGAATACGGTCCACTTGAACAGCTTTTCATTTATGAAATGTGCACGGCATCCTGTATCACTCCACTTCATTTGAAAGACGTCTAATATTGTTAATGATCAAGTCATGAAATGAGAATTGAATCCTAATGACAGATTGCACGACTGATCTTTATTAGTAAGGGAGAAGGGAGATGGCAGCATGGTGGGACTAGTGGTTCGCACGCTCTTATCGCAAATCTTTCCCCagtgaaatgaattcaaatggcAAGCCGTTCCAGTCtaccccaacaacaacaacaacaacaacaacaaaacgcaACAAAAATGTAGTGTAGTTGggagaaaatcaagctaaacctTGCTCCTCACTTACATGTGTTCCTAtccatattgttatgagtgtgtacATTAGCTATTTGTCAGTCTAAGGTTGGTATTAGGGAATTTCTTCCATAAAACTATGactgtagtttgggtttgaaacagATAAGGTACTAAGTAAGGTTTCTTTATCTGCTAAGAACAATAGCCCAATTGACCGTCTGTGAGTCAACTGCGCTGCCCCATTTAAATCAGTTGGTCAGTAAAGCTGACTGTCAGAGATGTGCGGGTGAGTAATTGCACTACAGTAACCTTAAAAAATATGCACTGAATCTACAATAAATGAACTGTGATATTGTGAGGGATTTTTAATGATGTAATGAACTAGAGTGAAacgaatgaaacagtttttgcaaattttttgcttcaattcttTGGAAATAGCCACAGAAATATgagtcattcttcgcagaggatagaGAAAATGACTATGCCTGTGACTATTGTGAGATGATCTGTTTAAATGTATTGAATGTTAAACTTCTCGATTGTCAAAAggggaaatgttttaaaatatgccCAGGTAAATCTCGACTGCGAccttttgtttgcatgttccccgGTGCATCCCGGCTTCCTCCCGCACTCCAAAAACACGCGTGTTAGCTTGAAGACTGGAAATtttgcgaatgtgagtgtgaatgcttgtttgtctgcaGGTTCCCCGCGATTTGCTTAGGAACCACTTCAGCACGTACCGCCCCTCTCGCTCAAACGTTAGCCGGGATAGTCTCCatctcacccgcgaccctaatgaggacaagcgctatagaacaTGAACGGATGGATGCCCAGGATAACCCTCTAGCTTCAAGGCAGTGAATCGGATGCACCATGAGCTCTAATGACTTCAATTTTGGGCACAATTCAGTCGTATTGCGATATTCAACTGGACAGCTCTCACATCTCTTTAGTGTATTTCTAAAGCATTGAGCTAAGCAGGCCCGATATGGACGtattcatcccccccccccaggcagAGTGCCTGTGTGCCGGGATGAACAGATGGTGGATTTGGCTGGCGTCGGCACATCCGTGCGCAGGAAGGCACGAGCGCTGCCCTGCATGCATCCTTCCTCAGAGTCGCACTAATTAGCGCGAGATATCGTCACCTCTCGGCAGTGGCGGGAAGTCATGAAGtccaaacaattttaaaaaacatttgcccAATGTAACATGCATCAGGTTTCTTACATCTCGATGTGAAAagtacaattccgattttttttttcccttggaaTTCCCACAAACGCGTCAAGACGAGACCTACACGAGGGGGGATATTTACTTCCGTTAACGCACGGCGCtcatgcgtgtgtgcatgcgcaatgtgatgtcacagactcattccATCCACActagtcacatttgtttttataaagtgaacgactacataaaaagatgcTATTTACCAAAAAACTCTGAATTGGGcgtcatgccctgcagtgtgaacgtagccttcTTTTTACACCAGTATCTGTACTTACACTAAAGTATAGTTTGTGACTACTTTAATCCACCTATGTTTCTCGGCGCGTCTGATGAGAGGAGTGTGTGCTCAGGTTAAAGGGGATGTGGATGAAGTGCACACACCTTCGGGGAGCGAGGACAAAGCCAGCATATTTACGACGAGCCGAGAAATACGGCTTTTCTAACTAATCTACGgacgtgcgtttgtgtgtgtgttattgtgcAACTGGCCGCCGTGGGAGGCTGCGCTAATCGCAGCACAGCAGCAGGCTTCTTGCTTCTGCTCAGCTCAGCGAGTGGAAAATATTATGATGCAATAATGAGCCATTTAAATTAGCGGGCGTGTGTTTACCTACGATTTATTTCTGTGTCTCaacatgacatattttggcGGAAAATAGAGTCAGTCCATTGCTAAACATTGAGGGGGGGAATGGAAATAACGTTGGCGAAACTAACCTTCCTGTCAGTGCCGCTGGTGACAATCTGGTGTTCTTCAGGGTGGTAGCACACGGTCTTGAATGACGAGTTTTTGGTAATTATCTTCCGAATCCGCACAAATTTTCTACACAAGCAGGTGGAAAAGAACATTAATTGCTTTTGAatattgagggggaaaaaaaaaacaagacagtttGATAAAGCCTTAATTCactaaaaaaaagacttaactCTTACACATTGGTCGGTTGAAATATGACCCTTTTTAACAGCAATAACAATACCCTAAATAGTATTTTTCCACTGAAAAGTGTTGACTAAAAAATGTTGTAAACTCCTTCTTTTGGACAGCGACAAAGTCTGAGTGCACTGAAGTTGAGTTAAATCAATGAAAATTGTGGTAATGGGAGTCTTGAAACTGTGCATGCAATTAATCTGACAAACATATATGTACTGTTTATCTAAACTCCTCCCAGCTCATCAGTACAACACTAATATTGGTCAATCtctgcagaggatgaagaatatatgactgtgagtattgttatactgtctgtctacatgttttgtGCAGTTTGCATTCAATCCGTTGCTTAAAAGGCCTATAGCACTAAACcatagatgctaattagcgTTAGCATGGAGGTAGCCGACTGAAAGGCTACGCTTTGTcgttattttaaatacacaaagtgccattttctttgttttctatttAGTTTAAgagtaaatttcaactgggtGTGGCATGAAAAAGCGTGAAGTCTCTTTATTGAAGAATTGTTCCTTGTCTGCCAAAGTCCTGCTtggtgtgaagtgagttgagttcactgccaccatacagcgctcttATCTCACGTTTCCGCTCACAAGccgaaacaaaaaaattaaaaattgcatCTCGAAAAACTTATCTCAGGTCATTTATATTTCAAAGTACCACCGTAGTGCATTTAAGCTCCATCGTGTAATTCCACCTGACGGCTGAATTTCCCACACATTTTGTAtcgtgtttgtatgtgttggtCGGTTGTGAGGCAACTCACACAATGTCCCAGATGATGCAGGTTCCATCCATGCTGGCAGTGACGCTCTCCTTGTCATCGCTCTTGATCTGGACACACTTGACAGTGGCTTTGTGCTCCGTCAAGAACGCAAGCCGTCGGTGGCCGTGCTTCAGCAGCTCCCAAACGCAAACCTATATCAGATTCAGGGAAGTGATTACGTCACTTGAGGTTTAACAGACCATCCATTtgctataccgcttatcctgtttcaGGTCACCGGggaagctggagtctatcccagctgactcgggCGAAGGCAGACTACTCGATACATTGCCCCCCATCCAATCACAGGGTGCATATATTATGGGGGGCGTGGAACAGAGGGTAAGTGTACACCCTGCAGCCAGAGGATCGCCATTTCATATCCCCCgcctgagatttgaacccagaacctccaaactgtgaggcagacgcactaCACACTCGTACGCTGTTCCTCCGTATCATGGGCATATTAAACTGCATCAATTTAACAATCAACTAATCAATTCTTGTTATTGTTAGTATtcatttgaacccagaacctcagaattgCAAGACACTTtggtctgagcacaaaaacagtgaataggtgattttttttttttttttgttttgttttttttttcccctcagcgACTAACAGAGAACAGGTTCCCAAAAATCTACAAAATTCTCATGAATACACGGGGGTTACTGTATAAGATTAGACTCAACTTTTCTGATGTCTAAAGAAGCACAACATGACATCAGCAAAGGTAAGCTGAGCTATCGCTACATTTTGGTTACCAATGCACAACAttggcatggaaacaggagttgaGAAAAAATCATCCcattcagaaaaacatttacaaaacaaagaATCAAATAGTTGCGAATTAATGTTCCCCATAGTTCAATTTTGTTAAATGTCAAGGTTGGAACTTTACTTTGAAGGCGACTGCCCCCAATATGACAGGAGcttaatatttgtatatattttgtatatacagtaatacagCCATTCGCTGTTCCTATCCcccgtgaatagcgaaaatctgcagataattgacgcccattataaCTGcatagatttgtatttttattttttttaactcaaaagATTCTTGAATTAGCGGGGATAAACTGCCACTAAGTGTTTTCAAAGTTGGttcttcccccaaaaaagaaaaaaactttttgggggttttgttttcatgtgatttgtgtgtgtgcgtgtgtgtaaatcCGCAGTCAGGCGAATCCGCAAATATGTGAGTGTCCACTGTTCGCAGTATATCTAGATTATAATGTATCATCATCATGCAAGACTGACCGTTCCCTCTTGCCCCCCGCTGACGATCTTCTTGCAGTCCGTGGACCCTTTGATGGCCGACACGCCGTTCCGGTGCGCGTTGTGAATGATTAGCATGAGGCGGCCGCTCTGCGGGGCGAAAACGCGAATCTTCCCGTCGTTCCaccctgaaaagaaaaaaaaaaacccacttgatgaaatgcaattttatcgcccacattcccaaaacaagcACGTTCTTTGGACACGATTCAGCACACAGTCGTTCTACTTGTGTGCCCTTGTCGTTTTTATAATCTGCTGAATTGCGCTCAAATAAattgatatcaaataaatgttcaaacggctttccatatgTTTGTCTACAGCAgtggtcaccaaccttttgaaactgagagctacttcttgggctaccagtttgaaacacacttctgaaataagtTTGCGCAAGTTAtctttatttaaatgttattgttcgtgattattcatctatgtgaagacactggtCATGTTAAAAAATTCTCACAATACAATGCAATGTAATTATCACAATGCTTTAGCAAGGTAGGAACTTATTTGTATAAATCTCTGCAAACGTTGACATTTCAACATCACACTGTCCCATCACTGATGAGCTACTTATGTAGGCCTTGTAGGACCTCTGGGCTTGTGCTAACCACCTCACAGCTGTTTCATTTGGATTGCTACCCGTGATGATGCTGTGTCCGTCAACCATCAGGTATACAGAGTGACAGGTAAGGCAAGGTTCCGGGATCCTCAGCAGCTCTTTGGACTTGTCGATGTGCCACACCCTGATGTCCTCCTCTGACCCGGTGACAAACAACTCTGAGGAGCCGCTAatgacgagagagaaaaaaaaaaaaagcaacaaaaaggtGGGGATGAATATCTATAGCTGACGACAACAAAATCTGAGACGATGCGTTATAAACCTTTAGGTGGAAAAGCATTAGGTCCGGCTGACATTCCTTGTCGTATGTAGTTCCAATCCAAATATAATCACGATTTATGACGaagtgcatttgttttgtttataaacTAATTCTACAATTCCAAAAAAGAAACCATATAGTAGTGGGTTAATGTTCTGTAATAGTTTACGCAGAATATAGCGTTATATATTTATGAAAATCCACTATAATAAAGCTACAGTCAAACAGGATGCAATCAGCTTACAggataataaaaaattattatttaaacataCAGTGAGTACGggaagttttcagacccccttaaaatgttcactctttgttatattgcagccatttgttagtcatttaagttcattgtttCCCTCATTAACAACACCTCATAgagtgacaggaaaaaaaacggaattcttTAAATTTtcgctgatttattaaaaaagaaaaactgaaatatcacacagccataagtattcagaccctttgctgtgacacttgtATTGAACTCgcgtgctgtccatttcttctgatcatccttgaaatggttctccaccttcactggagtccagctttgtttgattatactgattggaaagccacacccctgtctatataagaccttacagtgcatgtcagagcaaatgagaatcatgaggtcaaaggaactgcctgaagagctcagagacagaattctgGCAAGAcatagatctggccaaggttacaaaaaaaaaattctgctgcacttaaggttcttaagagcacagtggcctccataagagccttggtgagagaggtagagaagaacccaaagatcactgtggctaagCTCCAGAggtgcagtcgggagatgggagaaagttctagaaagtcaaccatcactgcagccctccaccagtcggggctttttggcagagtggcccgatggaagcctctcctcagtgcaagacacatgaaagcccacatgaccaagatagaaattgttggccttcatTCTCAGTGTCatttgtggagaaaaccaggcactgctcatcacctgtctaatacagtcccaacacTGAAGCATGGCAACATCatggtgtgggggtgtttttcagctgcagggacagtgggactggttgcaatcgaagaaaaatgaatgcggccaagtacaaggatatcctggaccaaaaccttctccagagtgttcagaacctcagactggcccgaaggttcaccttcaaaaaagacaatgaccctaaacacacagctaaaataccaaaggagtggcttcagaacaactccgtgactgtttttgaatggcccagccagagccctgacttaaacccaattgagcatctctggaaagacctgaaaatggctgcccaccaacattcaccatccaacctgacagaactggacaggatctgcaaggaggaatggcagaggatccccaaatccaggggTGAAAAACtagttgcatcattcccaaaaagactcctggctgtattagctcaaaagggtgcttctactaaatactgagcaaagggtctgaatacttattgctgtgtgatatttcagttgttctttttaaataaatgagcaaaaacagttttttttctgtcaatatggggtgctgtgtgtacattaatgaggaaaaaatgaacttaaatgattttaacaaatagctgcaatataacaaagagtgacaaatttaagggggtctgaaaactttatATAccatattacattatattaaaTCAATGTGGTTGATATCATTTTCAATgtgattctattctattcaaCTCATTATATTGCATTAGATTAATGTGGTGTGGTTGTCGATCACTCTATCGGTCCATTAGATAAAATGTGTGCTTCTACCGCCCTCTTGTGTGGATAGCGGGTACTGAACTCACATGCTAAATCCCACTGTAATTtgaagaacacacacagggttgtttttttacttcctgTAATTTGATAAGGAAGAAACTGTCTTTAATTAGCAGCCCAAGTTTACATTAGATGAGTCACTTCAGGTCTAATCAACATGTTCTTCAGTGCAAATCGAAATGGACACCCATGGTGCTTCTTGGTATATAATACGTATCATACAGTCATTGAGACTATAGCtcctttcttttcatttgtgACTTTACCACTTACAAAGCGATGGAGACGTCCTTGACGGCGCCGTGGTGACTGGTGGATACGAGCTCGGCTTTGAAGTCCTTCAGATCCAGCCAGTAGATCTCGGACGCGTCCGTGCCGGCGAAAAAGTGGCGGCCGTCGTCTTTGAGAGCGATGGAGGTCACCCCGTTGTTCATCTGCACGTGTCTAATGTGGAAGAAAAGAGGGAAGGAGTCAGTCAGCACcgattcccaaccactgcgcTGGAAAATGATCACTTCATTAgttggaaaattattatttactacaaataatgcatcttcgttaatctatctatgccagcgacgtgtTGTGACAGGTAGAACAAAATTAATGCTCTTCCACAAAATGGCAGAAGGCACACTTAACCTGTGTAACCcccctgttgccattcatacaatatAAATTATTTACAGTGAATCCCGGACATTTGTGAATTTGCCGATTTGCACATTTTTGGGTGGGAACAGATGCTTCGTTAGTCGCTCAAAATCTCAACCTATTCACAATTTTTGTGCTCGGGCCAAAGCCACATCTAATAGTGGCATCTTGGGGCCGAGGCAATATATAATAAGCAAATAGGGGGAACGTCATTTAGTCctaaaaagtgctttgccaccatcttgagGCACCTATAGACAATTACAAAACTTTCTGGGTGTCAGTTACTCataggtttttgtgatttgcggcagggctcggtccctgtcCCCCTTCAATAGCCGCAGAACAATGTACGCTACTCGGAAAAGGTTAGTGCTAATCAGGTTTGAtgggaaatttcaggatgaaccgaaataaaaaaaaaaaaaatgtttattatagagcttcatcagcaggttgcaacagagagactggaagagtgaCAGAAAGGCAAATAAGTGGATGTCCTTGGAAATGTTTAGCGATCAAAAAATTGTTGTTCATTTTACTATTATAGTCCATCCTGAAAGCCCAATACAGTGGATAGGGACCCGACCGGGCCCCACCACGGATAGCGAAAATCCGTGAACAATTGACGTCCATTGTAATTgcattaggaaaaaaatatttgttttaacccCAAAATAcgtgaataagcggggatataCCACCAATAAGCAATTTCGCGAAAAAAAAACGGCCGTTGGTTCCccatcccaaaaataaaattacaaaaaaacattttttttacaatgcgcAGATTGCCAAACCGCAAATATGCGGTGGTCCACTGCCTGTATCCTTAATTTTTACTACCACCGGTCTAGCATACCACTTGtagaaataaaactccatgtgGACTCACCTGAGAGCTTTGAAGCTGGTCGTGGAGCACAGTGTCAAGGTGCCAAATCCGGACCCAACAAGTAGTTCACCCGTACTTAACACCTTTAGTACATTGGCCCCCTGTGCATGACAAACATTCAAAAccctaaaaatgaaaaatgttctcCAACCTTCCACCAGGACTAGAGTTTCATACACTGTGGGGGGAAACTCACCAGGCTGTGTTTAGTTTTCACGGGACCGTAGTCGTTCAGAGTCATTGTCTTGGTGTTGATTTTCAAGATGTCTCCACTAGAAGTGCCGCAGAAAATGAACTCATCGTCCGGTGCGAacttgttgaaaaaaaagaaaataaaaaaatggtgccagccaatcacatggcgcagacagacaaacaaccaatcatatTACAGTCAGTTATCTCGCAGACTACACGGACCTGAACGCCACTCTCACCGATGAGTTTTGTGACATCATCTCTCTCGACTGTTTCACGCAATGATCCTATTTACACTCATTTTCTAGCACAATCGAAGCTCGATTAGCAGTGAGTTAACGAGAAATAACGACGACCTAACTATTGTACGTATGGACTTGTGATTGGTTTCAATGGAGGAACTGCAATAAAAGGCTTTACAGTGCTCGTCAGTTTCTGAAATAACAGCTTTTTTTGGTGGATTTCACATAggagttgtttggttttgcagggCTAGAAAATGCAACATAGAACGGTGCCGTTATAAGGCAGTCTCCTCGTAGGCATGGCTTTATTTCTGTCTAAATGGCGCTTGTCATACACACCTCGATGCATTTCACCGTCCTCTTCATCTTGCGCATCTTACAGTCTGTAGGCTTAATCTTGTTGAATTCGTCCAGCTCCCAGAGCTGCAATGTTGCCCTGCGCAAACACAGCAAGACAACAGCTAGGAAAAGCTCACAAAATTACAGCGCGTTGGTCATTG containing:
- the cfap52 gene encoding cilia- and flagella-associated protein 52 isoform X2 — encoded protein: MIRVLPFVISGQVHFGMRLHPDKEHLIYPLGCTVVLRRIKDAKRVFLHGHTSDVSCVSMSKSGVYIASGQINYNDFEAEIIVWDYAERCLYTKFVIHESKVEALAFSPNDKYLVSLGGQDDGRILLWNLTTKQAICSAPALPLSLCHRLTVKYSNTNDNIFVSAGRATLQLWELDEFNKIKPTDCKMRKMKRTVKCIEFAPDDEFIFCGTSSGDILKINTKTMTLNDYGPVKTKHSLGANVLKVLSTGELLVGSGFGTLTLCSTTSFKALRHVQMNNGVTSIALKDDGRHFFAGTDASEIYWLDLKDFKAELVSTSHHGAVKDVSIAFGSSELFVTGSEEDIRVWHIDKSKELLRIPEPCLTCHSVYLMVDGHSIITGWNDGKIRVFAPQSGRLMLIIHNAHRNGVSAIKGSTDCKKIVSGGQEGTVCVWELLKHGHRRLAFLTEHKATVKCVQIKSDDKESVTASMDGTCIIWDIVKFVRIRKIITKNSSFKTVCYHPEEHQIVTSGTDRKIVYWDVHDGTAIRELQGTQTSAINCMHISHDGRFFVTGGDDKLVRVWDYMNGTITHVGKAHGGGITSVEICCNNRILISTSSDGAIMRWRFPHPILE
- the cfap52 gene encoding cilia- and flagella-associated protein 52 isoform X1; translated protein: MEPKNVAQLELAAVSGFNGQVHFGMRLHPDKEHLIYPLGCTVVLRRIKDAKRVFLHGHTSDVSCVSMSKSGVYIASGQINYNDFEAEIIVWDYAERCLYTKFVIHESKVEALAFSPNDKYLVSLGGQDDGRILLWNLTTKQAICSAPALPLSLCHRLTVKYSNTNDNIFVSAGRATLQLWELDEFNKIKPTDCKMRKMKRTVKCIEFAPDDEFIFCGTSSGDILKINTKTMTLNDYGPVKTKHSLGANVLKVLSTGELLVGSGFGTLTLCSTTSFKALRHVQMNNGVTSIALKDDGRHFFAGTDASEIYWLDLKDFKAELVSTSHHGAVKDVSIAFGSSELFVTGSEEDIRVWHIDKSKELLRIPEPCLTCHSVYLMVDGHSIITGWNDGKIRVFAPQSGRLMLIIHNAHRNGVSAIKGSTDCKKIVSGGQEGTVCVWELLKHGHRRLAFLTEHKATVKCVQIKSDDKESVTASMDGTCIIWDIVKFVRIRKIITKNSSFKTVCYHPEEHQIVTSGTDRKIVYWDVHDGTAIRELQGTQTSAINCMHISHDGRFFVTGGDDKLVRVWDYMNGTITHVGKAHGGGITSVEICCNNRILISTSSDGAIMRWRFPHPILE